The following are from one region of the Syngnathus acus chromosome 19, fSynAcu1.2, whole genome shotgun sequence genome:
- the phkg2 gene encoding phosphorylase b kinase gamma catalytic chain, liver/testis isoform: MTKDIVLGDDLPDWVGAKEFYQKYDPKEVIGRGVSSVVRRCVHRHTGQELAVKIIEITSEKMTIQQLEEVRTSTLKEIQVLNMVKGHSSIITLVDSYESTTFIFLVFDLMRRGELFDYLTEKVTLSEKETRSIMRALLEAVRYLHSRHIIHRDLKPENILLDDQGQIKLSDFGFSVQLQPGEKLRELCGTPGYLAPEILKCSMDEMHPGYGKEVDLWACGVILFTLLAGSPPFWHRKQMLMLRLIMESRYKFGSPEWDDRSDTVKDLISRLLVVDAAVRLTAEQALAHPFFSQYQKEDVRIFRPRKSFRVLIVTVLACIRMYSRYRRARPLTREVLARDPYSLRGVRKLIDGCAFRIYGHWVKKGEQQNRAALFQNTAKVMLLELEDFEP, encoded by the exons ATGACAAAAGACATAGTGCTTGGAGATGATTTACCTGATTGGGTGGGTGCAAAGGAGTTTTACCAGAAGTATGACCCCAAAGAGGTGATTGGTCG ggGCGTGAGCAGCGTGGTGCGCCGGTGcgtgcacagacacacagggCAGGAGCTGGCCGTCAAGATCATCGAGATCACCTCCGAGAAGATGACCATTCAGCAGCTGGAGGAGGTGAGGACCTCCACGCTCAAGGAGATCCAAGTGCTCAACATGGTCAAGGGCCACTCGTCAATCA TCACTCTCGTTGATTCCTACGAGTCCACAACCTTCATTTTCCTGGTGTTTGACCT GATGAGGCGGGGGGAGCTGTTTGACTACCTCACAGAAAAAGTTACACTGAGTGAGAAAGAAACAAG GAGCATAATGCGAGCTCTGCTGGAAGCGGTACGCTACCTCCACTCCCGCCATATCATCCACCGAGATCTGAAACCCGAGAATATTCTGCTGGATGACCAGGGACAAATCAAACTGTCCGACTTTGGCTTCTCGGTGCAGCTGCAGCCCGGGGAGAAGCTGAGAG aGCTTTGTGGAACACCCGGCTATTTGGCTCCCGAAATCCTAAAATGCTCCATGGATGAAATGCACCCAGGCTACGGAAAGGAAGTTGATCT CTGGGCATGCGGCGTGATCCTCTTTACCTTACTGGCCGGCTCGCCGCCCTTCTGGCACCGCAAACAGATGCTGATGCTCAGGTTGATCATGGAGAGCCGCTACAAGTTCGGCTCGCCCGAGTGGGACGACCGCTCGGACACTGTCAAGGATCTG ATCTCCAGGTTGCTGGTGGTGGACGCGGCCGTGCGTCTGACGGCCGAGCAGGCCTTAGCGCATCCTTTCTTCAGTCAGTACCAGAAGGAAGACGTGCGGATCTTCAGGCCCAGGAAGTCGTTCAGG GTGTTGATCGTGACGGTGCTGGCGTGCATCCGCATGTACAGCCGCTACCGCCGGGCCCGCCCGCTGACCCGCGAGGTTCTGGCCCGGGATCCTTACTCTCTGCGAGGCGTGCGCAAGCTCATCGACGGCTGCGCCTTCCGCATCTACGGGCACTGGGTGAAAAAAGGCGAGCAGCAGAACCGGGCCGCCCTCTTCCAGAACACGGCCAAGGTCAtgctgctggagctggagGACTTTGAACCATAA
- the si:dkey-220f10.4 gene encoding tubby protein isoform X1, with product MEDPDIRQQKLDNQRSILLKKQQKKRADCQMVVANRDARQKNRRQKGRSDETALLISRSLSNISLSDQVEHAHDNPMDVITLAEGEDDDAEAAAVSGEVVAERPFAPKKLNLDTEQDGNETEDNDVGAEGQKTKNREKDKREKQAEHSSDGFSVLIKNVSFPAEEDNDGREKKTKRKDKAKERDDGQKSSKMTKQERKKKHSHDTSASKPKSPKKNGRHESADEEEDECPTPSRDTSRRKHLDTSRCQISDDSKDEDLQTEAKEGKKKRGEKTTPSLASLNSNYKESSSSGGSQSTNGTASPLSLEDLEAFALRPAPRDVTIQCRVTRDRRGMEKGMYPTYYLHMEKEDGKRMFLMAGRKRKRSKTSNYLISTDPTNLSRDTSCYIGKLRSNVLGTKFIVYNGGENPEKKPFIKECESVRQELAAIFYETNVLGFRGPRKMTVIIPGMLENDERVAIQPKNEQETLLARHASNNTDKLVTLVNKCPSWNEQTQSYVLNFHGRVTQASVKNFQIIHPENGDYIVMQFGRVSEDVFSMDYSFPMCALQAFAVTLSSFDGKLACE from the exons ATGGAGGATCCGGATATACGGCAGCAGAAACTGGACAATcag CGATCTATTTTGCTAAAGAAGCAACAAAAGAAGCGTGCCGATTGTCAAATGGTGGTCGCTAACCGGGACGCCCGCCAGAAGAACCGCAGACAAAAAGGCCGCTCGGACGAGACGGCGCTGCTGATCAGCCGGTCCCTGAGCAACATCTCCCTGAGCG ACCAAGTGGAGCACGCGCATGACAACCCGATGGATGTCATCACGCTGGCGGAGGGCGAGGATGACGACGCCGAGGCCGCCGCCGTGTCAGGTGAGGTGGTTGCCGAGAGGCCGTTCGCTCCCAAAAAGCTCAACTTGGACACGGAGCAAGACGGAAACGAAACGGAGGACAACGATGTTGGCGCGGAAGGCCAGAAGACCAAGAACAGAGAGAAAGACAAACGTGAGAAACAAGCGGAACATTCCAGCGACGGGTTCAGTGTACTAATTAAGAACGTGTCGTTCCCAGCCGAGGAGGACAATGACGGccgggagaaaaaaacaaaacggaaAGACAAAGCCAAAGAGCGCGACGATGGACAGAAGAGCAGCAAGATGACGAAACAGGAGCGCAAAA AGAAGCACTCGCACGACACGTCGGCTTCAAAGCCGAAGAGTCCCAAGAAAAACGGACGCCACGAAAGCGCTGACGAAGAGGAAGACGAGTGCCCGACACCATCCCGTGACACTTCTCGGAGGAAACATCTGGACACGT CCAGGTGCCAAATAAGCGACGACAGCAAGGACGAAGACCTTCAAACGGAAgccaaagaaggaaaaaagaagaggggAGAAAAAACCACGCCGAGCTTAGCCTCTCTCAACTCCAACTACAAGGAGAGCTCGTCTTCGGGCGGCAGCCAATCCACTAACGGA ACGGCCTCTCCTTTATCGCTGGAGGACCTCGAGGCCTTCGCCTTGCGGCCCGCCCCCAGAGACGTAACCATCCAGTGTCGGGTCACCAGAGACAGGAGAGGCATGGAGAAGGGCATGTACCCCACTTACTACCTACACATGGAGAAAGAGGACGGAAAGAGG ATGTTCCTAATGGCGGGCCGTAAAaggaagaggagcaaaacatCCAACTATCTCATCTCAACAGATCCTACCAATCTGTCCCGAGACACTAGCTGCTACATCGGAAAGCTAAG GTCCAACGTTCTGGGAACAAAGTTCATCGTATACAACGGGGGAGAAAACCCGGAGAAAAAGCCTTTCATTAAAGAATGCGAATCTGTGAGACAAGAGCTGGCCGCCATTTTTTAC GAAACTAACGTTCTGGGATTCCGGGGTCCTCGTAAAATGACGGTGATTATCCCGGGAATGCTGGAGAATGACGAGAGGGTGGCCATTCAGCCCAAAAAT GAACAGGAAACCCTGCTAGCGCGCCACGCTAGCAACAACACGGACAAGCTAGTGACCCTGGTCAACAAATGTCCCAGCTGGAACGAGCAGACGCAGTCGTACGTGCTAAACTTCCACGGCCGCGTCACGCAAGCCTCCGTGAAAAACTTCCAAATCATCCACCCGGAGAACg GCGACTACATCGTGATGCAGTTCGGTCGCGTTTCCGAGGACGTCTTCTCGATGGATTACAGCTTCCCCATGTGCGCCCTTCAGGCCTTCGCCGTCACGCTCTCGTCTTTTGACGGCAAACTGGCCTGCGAGTGA
- the si:dkey-220f10.4 gene encoding tubby protein isoform X2: protein MEDPDIRQQKLDNQRSILLKKQQKKRADCQMVVANRDARQKNRRQKGRSDETALLISRSLSNISLSDQVEHAHDNPMDVITLAEGEDDDAEAAAVSGEVVAERPFAPKKLNLDTEQDGNETEDNDVGAEGQKTKNREKDKPEEDNDGREKKTKRKDKAKERDDGQKSSKMTKQERKKKHSHDTSASKPKSPKKNGRHESADEEEDECPTPSRDTSRRKHLDTSRCQISDDSKDEDLQTEAKEGKKKRGEKTTPSLASLNSNYKESSSSGGSQSTNGTASPLSLEDLEAFALRPAPRDVTIQCRVTRDRRGMEKGMYPTYYLHMEKEDGKRMFLMAGRKRKRSKTSNYLISTDPTNLSRDTSCYIGKLRSNVLGTKFIVYNGGENPEKKPFIKECESVRQELAAIFYETNVLGFRGPRKMTVIIPGMLENDERVAIQPKNEQETLLARHASNNTDKLVTLVNKCPSWNEQTQSYVLNFHGRVTQASVKNFQIIHPENGDYIVMQFGRVSEDVFSMDYSFPMCALQAFAVTLSSFDGKLACE from the exons ATGGAGGATCCGGATATACGGCAGCAGAAACTGGACAATcag CGATCTATTTTGCTAAAGAAGCAACAAAAGAAGCGTGCCGATTGTCAAATGGTGGTCGCTAACCGGGACGCCCGCCAGAAGAACCGCAGACAAAAAGGCCGCTCGGACGAGACGGCGCTGCTGATCAGCCGGTCCCTGAGCAACATCTCCCTGAGCG ACCAAGTGGAGCACGCGCATGACAACCCGATGGATGTCATCACGCTGGCGGAGGGCGAGGATGACGACGCCGAGGCCGCCGCCGTGTCAGGTGAGGTGGTTGCCGAGAGGCCGTTCGCTCCCAAAAAGCTCAACTTGGACACGGAGCAAGACGGAAACGAAACGGAGGACAACGATGTTGGCGCGGAAGGCCAGAAGACCAAGAACAGAGAGAAAGACAAAC CCGAGGAGGACAATGACGGccgggagaaaaaaacaaaacggaaAGACAAAGCCAAAGAGCGCGACGATGGACAGAAGAGCAGCAAGATGACGAAACAGGAGCGCAAAA AGAAGCACTCGCACGACACGTCGGCTTCAAAGCCGAAGAGTCCCAAGAAAAACGGACGCCACGAAAGCGCTGACGAAGAGGAAGACGAGTGCCCGACACCATCCCGTGACACTTCTCGGAGGAAACATCTGGACACGT CCAGGTGCCAAATAAGCGACGACAGCAAGGACGAAGACCTTCAAACGGAAgccaaagaaggaaaaaagaagaggggAGAAAAAACCACGCCGAGCTTAGCCTCTCTCAACTCCAACTACAAGGAGAGCTCGTCTTCGGGCGGCAGCCAATCCACTAACGGA ACGGCCTCTCCTTTATCGCTGGAGGACCTCGAGGCCTTCGCCTTGCGGCCCGCCCCCAGAGACGTAACCATCCAGTGTCGGGTCACCAGAGACAGGAGAGGCATGGAGAAGGGCATGTACCCCACTTACTACCTACACATGGAGAAAGAGGACGGAAAGAGG ATGTTCCTAATGGCGGGCCGTAAAaggaagaggagcaaaacatCCAACTATCTCATCTCAACAGATCCTACCAATCTGTCCCGAGACACTAGCTGCTACATCGGAAAGCTAAG GTCCAACGTTCTGGGAACAAAGTTCATCGTATACAACGGGGGAGAAAACCCGGAGAAAAAGCCTTTCATTAAAGAATGCGAATCTGTGAGACAAGAGCTGGCCGCCATTTTTTAC GAAACTAACGTTCTGGGATTCCGGGGTCCTCGTAAAATGACGGTGATTATCCCGGGAATGCTGGAGAATGACGAGAGGGTGGCCATTCAGCCCAAAAAT GAACAGGAAACCCTGCTAGCGCGCCACGCTAGCAACAACACGGACAAGCTAGTGACCCTGGTCAACAAATGTCCCAGCTGGAACGAGCAGACGCAGTCGTACGTGCTAAACTTCCACGGCCGCGTCACGCAAGCCTCCGTGAAAAACTTCCAAATCATCCACCCGGAGAACg GCGACTACATCGTGATGCAGTTCGGTCGCGTTTCCGAGGACGTCTTCTCGATGGATTACAGCTTCCCCATGTGCGCCCTTCAGGCCTTCGCCGTCACGCTCTCGTCTTTTGACGGCAAACTGGCCTGCGAGTGA
- the LOC119138301 gene encoding interleukin-21 receptor, whose amino-acid sequence MEQLKMLQLVLLHAGLWLTDTSENFQCDNDFTLTISCSVNLTSAHDGLHWLNFDKMYSDETYKCNLSNTGGGHGSCSVAMESSCNFVDFDMYKITLCGNASDGAKMCHMLDDRYLPKEHIKPNAPCCLAVSHNASRHHFMWKNTYEKCRFTVLKDNLEYQLCFYDGRDKGGLRFHYTDKTDYSVDDRDLERNTEYTTRVRSKPSETHFKGQWSDWSQEVRWKTDSVTDSPADGFLSKHGKKTFLALGATATLALILGCALLIKRRRDEFVPTPEPYFQSLYANCHGDFKSWADTKGNMTMTLKPEDTLKVDSHVEETPARHDEMTYENVPNQPERLAARGPASIPPCYCPEYCTMSDLEKSAQVSGN is encoded by the exons ATGGAGCAGCTCAAGATGCTGCAGCTGGTTTTATTACACGCCGGACTTTGGCTCACAG acACGAGTGAGAATTTTCAGTGCGACAATGATTTCACGCTTACAATCAGCTGCTCCGTCAACCTCACGTCAGCCCACGACGGCCTCCACTGGCTgaattttgacaaaatgtatAGCGA CGAGACGTACAAATGCAATTTGTCAAATACCGGCGGAGGCCACGGCTCGTGTTCCGTCGCCATGGAGAGTTCTTGCAATTTTGTGGATTTCGACATGTACAAGATCACGCTGTGCGGGAACGCGAGCGACGGGGCGAAGATGTGCCACATGCTGGACGACAGATATTTGCCCAAGGAACACA TTAAGCCCAACGCGCCGTGCTGCCTGGCAGTCAGCCACAACGCCAGCCGACATCACTTCATGTGGAAAAACACCTACGAAAAATGTCGCTTCACCGTCCTGAAGGACAACCTCGAGTATCAGCTCTGTTTCTACGATGGGCGAGACAAAGGCGGA CTGAGGTTTCACTACACGGACAAAACGGACTATTCTGTGGATGACCGCGACCTTGAGAGGAACACGGAATACACCACCAGGGTCAGGTCCAAGCCCAGCGAGACACACTTTAAGGGCCAATGGAGTGATTGGTCACAAGAGGTCCGCTGGAAGACTGACTCGGTCACCG ATTCCCCAGCTGATGGCTTCCTTTCcaaacatggcaaaaaaaCCTTCCTGGCTTTAGGTGCGACAGCCACACTGGCCCTGATTTTGGGCTGCGCTTTGCTAATAAA GCGGAGGAGAGATGAATTCGTTCCCACGCCGGAACCGTACTTCCAGAGCCTGTACGCTAATTGTCACGGTGACTTTAAG AGCTGGGCGGACACAAAAGGAAACATGACTATGACGCTCAAGCCGGAGGACACGCTTAAAGTAGACAGCCACGTGGAGGAGACTCCAGCACGGCACGACGAGATGACGTACGAAAACGTCCCAAACCAACCAGAGCGTTTGGCGGCACGCGGGCCCGCCAGCATTCCGCCCTGCTACTGCCCTGAATACTGCACAATGAGCGACTTGGAGAAGTCCGCACAAGTTTCCGGAAATTAA
- the ube2ib gene encoding SUMO-conjugating enzyme UBC9-A, which translates to MSGIALSRLAQERKAWRKDHPFGFVAVPTKNPDGTMNLMNWECAIPGKKGTPWEGGLFKLRMLFKDDYPSSPPKCKFEPPLFHPNVYPSGTVCLSILEEDKDWRPAITIKQILLGIQELLNEPNIQDPAQAEAYTIYCQNRVDYEKRVRSQAKKFSPS; encoded by the exons ATGTCTGGCATTGCATTGAGCCGGCTTGCCCAGGAGCGCAAAGCGTGGCGGAAAGATCATCCTTTT GGATTTGTTGCAGTACCAACCAAAAACCCAGATGGAACCATGAACCTTATGAACTGGGAGTGCGCCATCCCTGGCAAGAAGGGG ACTCCGTGGGAAGGAGGCCTTTTCAAACTGCGCATGTTGTTCAAGGACGACTATCCTTCATCACCTCCAAAAT gTAAATTTGAGCCTCCTCTCTTTCACCCAAATGTGTATCCATCAGGCACCGTATGCCTTTCTATTCTGGAGGAGGACAAGGACTGGAGACCAGCCATCACAATAAAGCAG ATCCTATTAGGTATTCAGGAACTCTTAAACGAGCCTAACATCCAGGATCCGGCCCAAGCGGAGGCTTACACAATCTACTG CCAAAACAGAGTAGATTACGAGAAAAGAGTCCGATCACAAGCCAAAAAGTTCTCCCCCTCGTAA